Below is a window of Arabidopsis thaliana chromosome 2, partial sequence DNA.
tttgctTATCTTGGTGACACTGAAACGGTTATACTTTACTTGCTCTTGAACTATGGAAAATAACTTTATGTCCTGAACAAATTAAGCAAAGACATAACTCAGAGAGGAGTCAGCAAAGGGGATCAGGATGGTGTGGCGGAAAAGGGCGATAGAGTAGATtgaaactattttcttttgttcgtTTTAGATCTAGTTgagttttgaggtttttttttacactttTATTAAACGCTCAGGGTTTAAatacttaaaacaaaactcaggTTTTTAACATGTTTTATGACAAAACTCATGGTTTCTTTTTGATAGAAAAATTAACTCAAGGTTTGTTTCCACATTTTCTCGTTTTATTGATCTTTTTAATGAAACTCTTATAATATAAAACGTGAAGTTAAAAACAGTAGAGATGATCAAAAATCCGCTACAAATCTCTTTTTATCATCCTATCCTTCCGCGAACTTCCATTGATGATGCCATCTCATGCATGTGAGCTTCTattcatgcatatatatatatataagtaattaggaaaaaaaaacacacacatatatataaattaaaggcaaataattatttatacattaCCGTAGACGAGATAAGGGAGGCTTGGGACCACCGCATTCGATTTTACAGTTTTCATAGCAACTACCGTCGTCACTGCGACAAGGCTGAGAACATTGGCGAAAACAAATAGTCCCACCACTTTCTTCTTGTGCTTCTATTGTGACCGCAACaatcatcaccatcattatCAATACGATCGCACTCCATTTtgccatttctttttttaccttctttgATCTTATAAAAgcaaactctgtttttatcttttgatattgttatattaattt
It encodes the following:
- a CDS encoding plant thionin family protein (FUNCTIONS IN: molecular_function unknown; INVOLVED IN: biological_process unknown; LOCATED IN: endomembrane system; EXPRESSED IN: 6 plant structures; EXPRESSED DURING: 4 anthesis, C globular stage; BEST Arabidopsis thaliana protein match is: Plant thionin family protein (TAIR:AT2G20619.1); Has 9 Blast hits to 9 proteins in 2 species: Archae - 0; Bacteria - 0; Metazoa - 0; Fungi - 0; Plants - 9; Viruses - 0; Other Eukaryotes - 0 (source: NCBI BLink).); amino-acid sequence: MAKWSAIVLIMMVMIVAVTIEAQEESGGTICFRQCSQPCRSDDGSCYENCKIECGGPKPPLSRLRSSHA